CTTAACAGCCATTTCAGGGAATAACAGATCCAGTACATCCAATGTTAGACGTTGCCCTTTTCCTTCATGCGGATAAATATGCATCATCATCGCTGGATTAAAGTTTGCCTCAATAACGCCGTAACCAGGTTCCGCTTCTGTCGCCGGTTTCGTATAATCTGGAATCATCATATCAACACCGGAGAATGTCGCTCCCATTGCTTTCGCAATACCGACTGCGATTTCTTTGTATGTTTCGTGCATTTCCTCCGTCATATCGATGGAGTCTCCACCCGTACTAATATTTGAATTGTCACGCAAATAAACCGTTGTACCCTCAGATGGAACATCCGTCATGACGTATCCTTGTTCAGCCAAGGCTAATTGCTCTATCTTACCAAGCTCAATCAGTGTCAATGGCGTCCGGTGATTCTTTCCGCGTAAAGGATCTTCATTTTTCATGTTCACTAACGCTTCAATCGTATGCGTGCCATCCCCCACAACGTTTGCCGGGATACGCAACAACACTGCTTTTGTTTCGTTACCCGCTACGAAGAAACGATACTCCGTTCCCGGTACAAAATCCTCTACCAAAACAGCAGAGTCTTCCTCAAACGCAATCTCAATCGCCTTACGATAATTCTCTTCGCTCGCACCCTCTTTAAAGATGGAAATACCCAATCCGTAGTTCGTCGATTTTGGCTTCACTACAAAACGCTTGTTGTTGAACAAGCCATAATCACGGAAGGCTTCTTCTGCATTATGATATTCCATACTGTCTGGAACAATAAAACCATTCTTAGCCAGAATTTTTTTGGTAACCACTTTATTTGCCATCACTAATGAAGAAATATAGGTATCGAGTGATGTCATATTACCGTTTTTTACATATTCCAAATGGTCTTTATATTTCAAGGAAAGGAACTGATCTTCTGTATCCAAAACTTCAATATGCAAGCCTTTTTGAATAGCATCATAAATCAGAATTTGAGTAGATAACTCCATGGATTCAAAACCACGCAGTGCATACGGTCTTTCCAAGGCCGCTTCTTTGTTCGAAATTGCCGTCTTAATCGTCCACTCTATATAATTCCCTTGGTTGTAAATAAGTGCCAATTGACCCGCCAAAGTCAGCTCCGGATTGTCGAATGCCTTTAGTTTTTCTTGCACAATGTCATCCGAAAGATTCAATTGTTTCAACATGTCACTCACACCGTTCAAAATGGCTTTTCCTTCTAATTCATAAGAAGAGTGTTCCAGTGGATTTTCGAACGAAGTTGCAAAGTTCATTTCTTTCCCTATTTCCAATTCCGCCTCAGTTGCATCTTCATCAATCCAAATCAAATACATCAAGAATTGATGAATAAAACGCATATCTTCTTCTGCGATTCCAAATTCCGCGAACGGGTTTAAATCGAGTAAGCGGAACTCCAAGTAGGAAATACCATTTTTAAGAATCTCCCGGGCATTCTTTCCGCCCCGAAAGCGAACAGTTGAATAAAACTCTTTTTCTTCAATTAATTTGTCTTCTGCTACCATTTTTTCAATCGTGTCCACGTATGCTTCCATCGACTCAAATGAAACTTTTACATCGTCATTATTCACATAACCATATTTACTACTGCGGATACTGCGAATAAGGCCTGCTGGAATATCATCCGGTCTCTCTTCATTTTTGAAAAATTCCGGTTTAGCTTCGATAGATGCACCTAAAAGATACG
This genomic interval from Jeotgalibaca porci contains the following:
- the gshAB gene encoding bifunctional glutamate--cysteine ligase GshA/glutathione synthetase GshB, with the protein product MMNIKQSIKQNKLEPLFTQAIFGIEKESQRILSDGTITSTNHPACFGNRNFHPYIQTDFAETQMEIVTPPLDKVEKVMNWLAAIHDVSLRTMPDDEYLLPTSSPLFMPHEDDIQVAKLDNEADVAYREYLVDVYGKRKQMVSGIHYNFEFQPKFVHALYDNEQADVSFKDFQSKLYLKLAHNFFRYQWILTYLLGASIEAKPEFFKNEERPDDIPAGLIRSIRSSKYGYVNNDDVKVSFESMEAYVDTIEKMVAEDKLIEEKEFYSTVRFRGGKNAREILKNGISYLEFRLLDLNPFAEFGIAEEDMRFIHQFLMYLIWIDEDATEAELEIGKEMNFATSFENPLEHSSYELEGKAILNGVSDMLKQLNLSDDIVQEKLKAFDNPELTLAGQLALIYNQGNYIEWTIKTAISNKEAALERPYALRGFESMELSTQILIYDAIQKGLHIEVLDTEDQFLSLKYKDHLEYVKNGNMTSLDTYISSLVMANKVVTKKILAKNGFIVPDSMEYHNAEEAFRDYGLFNNKRFVVKPKSTNYGLGISIFKEGASEENYRKAIEIAFEEDSAVLVEDFVPGTEYRFFVAGNETKAVLLRIPANVVGDGTHTIEALVNMKNEDPLRGKNHRTPLTLIELGKIEQLALAEQGYVMTDVPSEGTTVYLRDNSNISTGGDSIDMTEEMHETYKEIAVGIAKAMGATFSGVDMMIPDYTKPATEAEPGYGVIEANFNPAMMMHIYPHEGKGQRLTLDVLDLLFPEMAVKGDQS